A region of the bacterium genome:
GGACCGTCGGCACGATGACCTTGCCCAGGATCTGCAGCCTGCCTGCACCCAGGACGGCCGCGGCCTCCTCGACCTCGGCGTCGAGGTCCATCAGCGCCGGCTGCAGCGTGCGCACGACGAAGGGCAGGCCGATGAACACCAGCGCCACGGTCACACCCAGGGGCGTGAACGCCACCGGCAACCCCAGCGGCGCGAGCAGGCGCCCGACCCAGCCCTGGGGCGCGAACAGGGCCGTCAGGGCGATGCCCGAAACGGCCGTCGGCAGGGCGAAGGGCAGATCGACCAGCGCGTCGACGACGCGCTTGCCGGGGAACTCGTAGCGCACCAGGGTCCAGGCGACGAGAAAACCGATGACCGCGTTGATCGCCGCGGCGATC
Encoded here:
- a CDS encoding ABC transporter permease subunit, whose product is MVSVVVVIPLMGLFVRSAGLGFGGVWETVTTPRVLAAFRLSFGASLIAAAINAVIGFLVAWTLVRYEFPGKRVVDALVDLPFALPTAVSGIALTALFAPQGWVGRLLAPLGLPVAFTPLGVTVALVFIGLPFVVRTLQPALMDLDAEVEEAAAVLGAGRLQILGKVIVPTV